One window of the Lactobacillus sp. PV034 genome contains the following:
- a CDS encoding alpha/beta hydrolase, with product MSKLANDTRVFNINPKIDVQNVRFENRYGFTLAGHLYLPENFDNSKKYAAIAISGPFGAVKEQSSGLYAQTLAERGFVTVAFDQSMTGESSGKRRDVASSDIFVEDYSSAVDFLGKQAFVDRDRIGAIGICGLGSHVLTAASIDVRIKAVATSVMYDMSDSMWKGLNNTKTDEQRKLEKQYLAEMRWKEVDEGEQITGLHELPFDKDNNPIYAPKLFGESLPADADDVTKQFFEYYKVRAFHQRSINSNSAWDATTPWSYYNFPLQQKIDQITAPALIVTGEKAHSRYMAEEAYERLTDKKELVIVPNATHVDLYDQMDKIPFDKFEEFFKKNL from the coding sequence ATGAGTAAACTAGCTAATGATACAAGAGTCTTTAACATTAATCCAAAAATTGATGTCCAAAATGTACGTTTTGAAAATAGATATGGTTTTACTTTAGCAGGACATTTATATCTTCCGGAAAATTTTGATAATAGTAAAAAATATGCTGCAATTGCTATTTCTGGACCATTTGGCGCAGTCAAAGAACAGTCAAGCGGCCTTTACGCCCAAACCTTAGCTGAACGTGGCTTTGTAACTGTGGCATTTGATCAGTCAATGACTGGTGAAAGTTCTGGCAAGCGTCGTGATGTTGCAAGTAGTGATATCTTTGTTGAAGATTATAGCAGCGCCGTAGACTTTTTAGGTAAACAAGCTTTTGTTGATCGTGACCGTATCGGTGCCATTGGTATTTGTGGTCTAGGTTCTCATGTTTTAACTGCAGCTTCAATTGATGTACGCATTAAGGCTGTGGCAACAAGTGTCATGTATGATATGTCCGATTCAATGTGGAAGGGACTTAATAATACCAAGACCGACGAACAAAGAAAATTAGAAAAGCAATATCTAGCTGAAATGCGCTGGAAAGAAGTAGATGAAGGGGAGCAAATTACTGGGTTGCATGAATTACCTTTTGATAAAGATAATAATCCTATTTATGCTCCTAAATTATTTGGAGAAAGTTTACCTGCTGATGCAGATGATGTAACTAAACAATTCTTTGAATATTATAAGGTGCGTGCTTTTCATCAACGTTCAATCAATTCTAACTCAGCTTGGGACGCAACTACTCCTTGGAGTTACTACAACTTCCCCTTACAACAAAAAATTGATCAAATTACAGCTCCAGCATTGATCGTAACTGGTGAAAAGGCTCATTCACGCTATATGGCTGAAGAAGCTTATGAACGCTTAACAGATAAAAAAGAGTTAGTAATTGTTCCTAATGCCACCCACGTAGATTTATACGATCAAATGGATAAGATTCCTTTTGATAAATTTGAAGAATTCTTTAAGAAGAATCTTTAA